Within the Deltaproteobacteria bacterium genome, the region GTGCCCCTCGACGATGAAGTACATCCGCGCGTCGAACTCGCCCTCGCGCACGATCGTCTCGCCGGCGGCGACCTGGCGTTCGGCGACGACGCGCGCGAGCTCGCCGAGCTGCCGCGTCGTGAGGCCGGCGAAGAGATCGAGCCGGCGCAGCAGGAGGATCATGTCGACGGGGGTCATGCGATGGTCCGTGCGTTCGTATGGCACGCTGCCGGTCACCCGTGCCAGCGTCTCCGCAGGGAGGGCGCCGCGCAGGAGATCCCGACTGAGGCCGTCGCTGGAGGCGAGCACCTCGGCGACCGCCTCCTCGAACGTCGGCAGCGGCCGGCCGAGCGCTTCGGCCGCGCGCCGTGCGAGCATGCCCGGGCTGCCGTCCTCGAGGAGCGGCAGGAGGCGTTCGCGCTCCTTCGGCGGCAGGAGCGCCTCGAGCGCTTCCAGCACGAGGGCGCGGTCGCGCGTGCTGTGCGTGCGCCCGAGGAGACGGCCGACGCGGGCGAGACGCTCGTCGTCGCGGGCCGCCGCGATGAGGACGACGGCCGTGTGCGAGCTCTCGTCGAGGCGTTCGCGCAGCCGCTGGAGCGCCGCGCCCGCGTTCGCGTTCAGGCGCAGCGCCTCGATCTGCAGGATCAGGCGACGGATGACGTCGACCTCACGGTCGACGAGGGTCTGCAGGCGCGCGGGATCGACCGGCAGCCCGACGAGGATCGGCAACACCGCCTCGCGGGCGCGGAAGCGTCCGAAGCGGAGCGTGTGCAGGAGTACGTCGACCGCATCGGAGCCGAAGGCGCGCAGCGCCCGCCGGGCCGCGGCGGCCTCGCGCGCGTCCTCGGCGGTGAGGTGCTGGACCAGGTCGCGCGCGGCGTCGGCGAGGCGGGCGTGACCGATGAAATCGAGGACCGCGATCCGCACCGCGACGTCCGGGTCGAGCCGGTGCGGGAGGATGCGGGCCGCGTGCGGCCGGAGGCGCTCGCCGTGGACCTCGGCGACCTCGGCGAGCGCGCGCGCGGCGTGCACGCGGTCCGCGGGCGCCTCGAGGGCGGAGAGCAGCTGCGCGAGCTGGGCGTCCCAGCCGGCGCCGGCGGTCGGGTGGCGGAGCTCGGTGCGGAGCTCCTCGCGGGCGAGGCGACGGGCGTCGGCGTCGGCGCTCGCGAGTGCGCCGCGCACCGCCGCGTCGAGCTCGGCGCTCGTCGTCGCGCCGGCCCGGGCGAGCGCCGCGCGCGCGGCGAGCGCGACCGCGGGGTGCGGATCGGCGAGGGCCGCGCGCAGAGCCGGCGGCCACGGCTTCGCACCGGGTCCGAGGAGACGTGCATAGGCCTGGACGAGGTGCGCGCGGTCGAGCGGACCGAGAGCGCCGGGGTTCGCGAGGAGCGCCGCGAGGTGGCGGACGCTCTCGTCCGGCATCAGGCTCGCCGCGGCGCCTTGCCGGAGCACGCGATGGAGCGCCGCGATCAGCACCGTCCGGTGCGCTTCCGGCGCGGCCCGGAGCGCGCGGGCGAGCGCCCGCACCGCGCGGCGCGGTATCGCCTCGACCACGATCTCACAGGCGGCGCGACAGCGCTCGAGGTCGGTGCTGACCAGGCTCTGCTCGAGGAGACGGACGGTGCCGCCGTCGAGGAGATCGGTGAGCGGCGGCGGATCCTCGAATTCGCTCCGCCGCGCCGTCGCTACTTGCAGGAGCATGGTCGGGTAGAGGCGCCAGAGGACGAGCGCCAGCACGAGCCACGCCGCGGCCACCGGCAGGCCGGCATAGCCGACCCAGAGCGGCGTCCCGAAGGCCAGGGCCGTGATGATGAGGACGTTGCCGACGAGGCCGCCGGCGCGCTTCACGGGACCGTCGATGAGCGTCGTGACGGCGGCGCGCACGCGCTCGGGAAAGAGCGTCACGAGGATGCGCTGCGCGGGGTCGTAGACGGCGTGGTCCTGGAGGTTCACGCCGGCGACGGCGGCGATGCCCGCGCCGAGGCTCAGCTGCACGCTCAGGCCGACGAGGCCGAGCAGGTAGATCAGCGGCGAGAGCGCCGCCGCCAACGGCACGCCGAGCCGCCGGAAGACCGCCGGCGTGCCGATCATCTGGATCAGCATGACGCCGACGTTGAGCCAGCCGCGGAAGAGCGCGTAGAGATCGAGGAGGCGCTGCTCGCCGCCGTGGCCCTGCGTCGCCTGGTCGGCGACGTACGCGAACTCGAAATACAGGATCGGGCCGAGGATCCCGGCGAGGAGCGACGCGAGCACGAGCACGCGGAAGAGGGCACCGCCGCGCCAGAGCGAGCCGAGCCGCCGGCTCGCGTCGTCGCCGAGCGGCTCGGCGCGCGCCGGGCGGTAGTAGCGCGCGGGCTGCATGCGCAGGAGCGGCACGATCGCGGCGGCGGCGATCCCCATCGTGATGCCCGCGATCGGCAACAACGCGGCGATGCCGAACGTGCGGCCGAGCCATCCCGACGCGAAGCTGCCGGCGATCGCGCCGAGCGTGCCGCCGGCGCTGATCTGGGCGAAGAGGCGCTTTCCTTGCCGCGCGCTCACGAGGCTGCC harbors:
- a CDS encoding cyclic nucleotide-binding domain-containing protein, whose protein sequence is MTRWVARVARLLAVEHGEGRVLAWSSLALFAVSWGSISVANVADTLFLKRIGVDRLPWVFLGNSVLLTFTTFAVGRLALRVESRRLLIATLVALGLALVPLWLLVAANVDSAFVLLVLAAKQLDAIALVVFWTAVGSLVSARQGKRLFAQISAGGTLGAIAGSFASGWLGRTFGIAALLPIAGITMGIAAAAIVPLLRMQPARYYRPARAEPLGDDASRRLGSLWRGGALFRVLVLASLLAGILGPILYFEFAYVADQATQGHGGEQRLLDLYALFRGWLNVGVMLIQMIGTPAVFRRLGVPLAAALSPLIYLLGLVGLSVQLSLGAGIAAVAGVNLQDHAVYDPAQRILVTLFPERVRAAVTTLIDGPVKRAGGLVGNVLIITALAFGTPLWVGYAGLPVAAAWLVLALVLWRLYPTMLLQVATARRSEFEDPPPLTDLLDGGTVRLLEQSLVSTDLERCRAACEIVVEAIPRRAVRALARALRAAPEAHRTVLIAALHRVLRQGAAASLMPDESVRHLAALLANPGALGPLDRAHLVQAYARLLGPGAKPWPPALRAALADPHPAVALAARAALARAGATTSAELDAAVRGALASADADARRLAREELRTELRHPTAGAGWDAQLAQLLSALEAPADRVHAARALAEVAEVHGERLRPHAARILPHRLDPDVAVRIAVLDFIGHARLADAARDLVQHLTAEDAREAAAARRALRAFGSDAVDVLLHTLRFGRFRAREAVLPILVGLPVDPARLQTLVDREVDVIRRLILQIEALRLNANAGAALQRLRERLDESSHTAVVLIAAARDDERLARVGRLLGRTHSTRDRALVLEALEALLPPKERERLLPLLEDGSPGMLARRAAEALGRPLPTFEEAVAEVLASSDGLSRDLLRGALPAETLARVTGSVPYERTDHRMTPVDMILLLRRLDLFAGLTTRQLGELARVVAERQVAAGETIVREGEFDARMYFIVEGHVRVTKEGTAVSALGPGEFFGEIAVFDGERRSASVIADGPVRLLRLDRQDLFEVMEEHPAIAVAICQTLSRRIRDLLDDHLDAAAGSGTRPPGGHAG